From the Nymphalis io chromosome 1, ilAglIoxx1.1, whole genome shotgun sequence genome, one window contains:
- the LOC126770615 gene encoding uncharacterized protein LOC126770615, with product MLFNAPKAENRLVKRDLLNSLLLATRVIENIARDMSSSNSCQWQRTILGHTLTMSRGSCLEACDSGTKNAITAFRSWLQAHEEAQVMIASILVVVGLWWLVRTVLALLINLICPVFVVILAVICIPQLRTPLLGQNYPLLANTLREILLKMADNLKS from the exons ATGTTGTTTAACGCTCCAAAAGCCG AAAACCGTTTGGTAAAAAGGGATTTATTAAATTCTCTATTGTTGGCAACGAGAGTGATTGAAAATATAGCAAGAGATATGTCCAGCTCAAATAGTTGTCAATGGCAAAGGACTATACTTGGACACACG CTTACAATGTCTCGAGGATCATGTTTGGAAGCCTGTGACAGCGGTACCAAGAATGCTATAACGGCGTTTAGATCTTGGCTTCAAGCTCATGAAGAAGCTCAG GTAATGATTGCCAGTATCTTGGTGGTTGTCGGTTTGTGGTGGCTCGTCCGGACTGTGCTGGCGCTTTTGATTAACCTCATCTGTCCCGTTTTCGTTGTGATACTCGCTGTG ATTTGTATTCCTCAACTTCGTACTCCCTTACTAGGTCAAAACTACCCCCTTCTTGCGAACACTTTGAGGGAAATACTATTGAAGATGGCTGATAATCTAAAATCGTAG